Proteins from a single region of Massilibacterium senegalense:
- a CDS encoding ABC-three component system protein → MNNHCPSCTKSLVKTEKGKSISQYEITRIFPEGLDKSEEQLFKDTIAPPSKLESNDNKIALCHDCSHSYTFIPDVDEYKLLMDLKSDAIRSTQTSEYISSMDIEQKITEVVDALGKIDNLNNLQPLSLDAVSINKKILPANVILISTLTNHVLTYYNFIKDSFSRISSFNRIATEIKLMYIKLETIESDQNAIVEQLADWILLHTKKTANHKEACKIIVAFFVQNCEVFDEII, encoded by the coding sequence GTGAATAATCATTGTCCTTCGTGTACTAAAAGCTTAGTAAAAACTGAAAAAGGAAAGTCGATTAGTCAATACGAAATAACTAGGATTTTTCCGGAAGGGTTAGATAAATCAGAGGAACAGCTATTTAAAGACACTATCGCTCCTCCAAGCAAATTGGAGTCCAACGATAATAAAATAGCGTTATGTCATGATTGCTCTCACTCTTATACCTTTATACCTGATGTTGATGAATACAAACTGTTGATGGATTTAAAGTCCGATGCTATTCGCTCAACTCAAACATCCGAATACATAAGTTCCATGGATATCGAACAAAAAATAACTGAAGTAGTTGATGCTTTGGGAAAAATTGATAATCTTAATAATTTACAGCCATTATCTTTGGATGCGGTTTCAATCAATAAAAAAATATTACCAGCTAACGTTATATTAATTTCAACGCTCACTAATCATGTACTGACCTATTACAATTTTATTAAGGATTCATTTTCAAGAATAAGTAGCTTTAACCGAATTGCTACAGAAATAAAATTAATGTACATAAAATTAGAGACTATTGAAAGTGATCAAAATGCAATTGTCGAACAACTTGCCGACTGGATTTTACTACACACTAAAAAAACTGCAAATCATAAAGAAGCCTGCAAAATTATAGTTGCATTCTTTGTGCAGAATTGTGAGGTTTTCGATGAAATTATCTAA
- a CDS encoding ABC-three component system middle component 7, with amino-acid sequence MKLSNKVVSYKTSILPKLVIILNELQNQDMNISELYKRVHKKITDINEFIQALNILYALHKIDLTEDEVISFVGRN; translated from the coding sequence ATGAAATTATCTAATAAAGTTGTCTCATATAAAACTAGTATATTACCAAAATTAGTAATTATATTGAATGAGTTACAAAATCAAGATATGAATATTAGCGAATTATATAAAAGAGTTCATAAAAAAATAACTGATATAAACGAATTCATACAAGCTTTAAATATTCTATACGCATTACATAAGATTGACTTAACTGAAGATGAGGTGATTTCTTTTGTTGGTAGAAATTAA
- a CDS encoding DUF2326 domain-containing protein, translated as MVEIKSDKFIENEKIRPPITFNPGLNTVLGNNKGSNSIGKSTFLMILDFVFGGEDYINKSVDVQKNIGVHTIDFKFKFNEEDFYFSRSTGDYTVINICNENYETIDTISVDEYTEFLSEQYKLNLPNLTLRGAIARFFRVYQRETTDEQFPLRSAIREPEKDGITALTKIFNKYKLIMEQQNIAKIAKAEEKTFKDAQKFKHIKSVKNKTEFKNNEKQISILNEKLDDLMSENSKGLSDVDSLQAREISELRSELSILKRERIQLESQKKSYEIDNNFLKFTQQRDFEALLEFFPNANIKRIEEIEGFHKQVRTVLTKEFKQSRKNILDMINSISSNIAILEEKITSVSNIPNVSQAVLTQYADLQNDIEQLKDANNNFLKLNKLKDRSTKLSNSFNILLKDVLSEVEKQINKKMKELNDIIYDGTKTAPELIIEKHNSYSFYTPNDSGTGAQYKGLVIFDIAMLALTDIPLVVHDSLLLKQIEDEAIEKIIEIYTSLDKQVFISLDKISSYPEGTQEILNKTKVLELYPGGGELFGYSWNKTN; from the coding sequence TTGGTAGAAATTAAGTCTGATAAATTTATAGAGAATGAAAAAATTAGACCGCCAATTACTTTTAATCCGGGATTAAATACAGTGCTTGGCAACAATAAAGGTTCAAACTCAATTGGTAAGTCTACATTCTTGATGATTTTGGATTTCGTATTTGGCGGAGAGGATTATATCAATAAATCTGTTGACGTACAAAAAAACATTGGGGTACATACAATAGATTTTAAGTTTAAATTTAACGAAGAAGATTTTTATTTTTCACGGTCTACCGGTGATTATACAGTTATTAATATATGTAATGAAAATTACGAAACAATTGATACTATTTCTGTAGACGAATATACTGAATTTCTTTCAGAACAATACAAACTTAATTTGCCAAACTTAACACTACGCGGAGCAATAGCACGCTTCTTTCGAGTTTACCAAAGGGAAACAACAGATGAACAGTTTCCGCTTCGGAGTGCTATTAGGGAGCCTGAAAAAGATGGGATTACAGCATTAACAAAAATTTTCAATAAATACAAATTAATTATGGAGCAGCAAAATATAGCTAAAATTGCTAAAGCTGAAGAAAAGACCTTCAAAGATGCACAAAAATTTAAACATATCAAATCAGTTAAGAATAAGACAGAGTTTAAAAATAATGAAAAACAAATCAGCATTCTAAATGAAAAGCTAGATGATCTAATGTCAGAGAACTCAAAAGGACTTTCTGATGTTGATTCTTTACAAGCAAGAGAAATATCTGAATTAAGGTCCGAACTATCTATATTAAAGCGAGAACGTATTCAATTAGAATCCCAGAAAAAATCATATGAGATAGATAATAACTTTTTAAAATTCACACAGCAACGAGATTTCGAAGCATTATTAGAATTTTTCCCAAATGCTAATATTAAAAGAATCGAAGAAATTGAAGGATTTCATAAACAAGTTAGGACTGTTCTAACAAAAGAGTTCAAGCAAAGTAGAAAAAATATCCTAGATATGATTAATTCTATATCTTCCAATATTGCGATATTAGAAGAAAAGATAACTAGCGTTTCTAATATACCAAATGTTTCCCAAGCCGTATTGACTCAGTATGCCGACTTGCAAAACGATATAGAACAACTAAAAGACGCTAACAACAACTTTCTTAAATTAAATAAACTAAAAGACCGCTCTACAAAGTTATCCAATAGCTTTAACATATTGTTGAAAGATGTGTTATCTGAAGTTGAAAAACAAATAAATAAAAAAATGAAAGAATTAAATGATATTATCTATGACGGGACAAAAACAGCACCCGAATTGATAATAGAAAAACATAATAGTTATTCATTTTACACTCCTAATGACAGTGGAACTGGAGCACAATACAAAGGATTAGTCATCTTCGATATAGCTATGCTTGCTCTTACAGATATACCTTTAGTAGTGCACGATTCCTTATTATTAAAACAAATCGAAGATGAAGCAATCGAGAAAATCATCGAAATTTATACATCTTTAGATAAACAAGTATTTATTTCGTTAGACAAGATTAGTTCATATCCAGAGGGTACACAGGAAATTCTTAACAAGACAAAGGTATTGGAATTATATCCAGGTGGTGGAGAACTTTTCGGATATTCTTGGAACAAAACAAACTAA
- a CDS encoding helix-turn-helix domain-containing protein — protein MLKISYNRLWKLLIDRNMNKQDLKNVAKVSSASIAKLGKGENITTDVLLKICTALECDISDIMEIIKEDR, from the coding sequence TTGCTAAAAATTAGTTATAATAGATTGTGGAAGTTGTTAATTGATAGAAATATGAATAAGCAGGATTTAAAAAACGTTGCTAAAGTCAGTTCCGCTTCTATCGCAAAATTAGGTAAAGGGGAAAACATCACCACTGATGTTTTACTTAAAATATGTACAGCATTAGAGTGTGATATTTCGGATATTATGGAGATTATTAAGGAAGATAGATAG